A region of Thermococcus argininiproducens DNA encodes the following proteins:
- a CDS encoding Na+/H+ antiporter subunit E has product MGEASKVSRYLYTVLILFIIWMFLTSSFDPQELVMGVIFSLIVGALTYEVFTEKGLANLNPRRIAYFVAYIPYFVWAMIMANLDVAYRVLHPKRPINPGIVECKTTLTNNTGKLVLANSITLTPGTITLDIKGDRYFIHWIDVKDESVEGASESITKPFEKFLKVIFE; this is encoded by the coding sequence ATGGGAGAAGCAAGCAAAGTAAGCCGCTATCTATACACGGTTTTAATCCTGTTTATTATTTGGATGTTTTTGACAAGCAGTTTTGATCCACAAGAGCTAGTAATGGGAGTAATATTTTCATTAATCGTTGGAGCACTCACATACGAGGTATTTACTGAAAAAGGCCTAGCAAATCTTAATCCGAGAAGAATAGCCTACTTCGTAGCATACATTCCATATTTTGTCTGGGCAATGATAATGGCCAATCTGGATGTTGCCTATCGGGTTTTACATCCAAAACGCCCAATAAACCCAGGAATTGTTGAATGCAAAACAACACTCACAAACAACACTGGAAAACTCGTTCTTGCAAACTCAATAACCCTAACTCCGGGAACGATAACCCTTGACATCAAAGGAGATAGATACTTCATCCACTGGATTGATGTGAAAGATGAGAGTGTAGAAGGAGCTTCTGAGAGTATAACAAAACCGTTTGAAAAATTCCTAAAGGTGATCTTCGAATGA